A stretch of the Acyrthosiphon pisum isolate AL4f chromosome A2, pea_aphid_22Mar2018_4r6ur, whole genome shotgun sequence genome encodes the following:
- the LOC100568704 gene encoding uncharacterized protein LOC100568704, which produces MLPLKPPVSKKNVKNIKLIDFPIYDENGEILDQNSWPKYQGIFNGKVIIINDLNDKSRLCNLGCFGQLGIIDKDKFIDYKTLQNQVLRQKKNWQAMELVPFDFPHNNQNVTDEKNLHIKLQEDYVANKPVYNNWKELKSSCSTEYEQLLILSGVQHELSYFLLLEEAFFLCYTLECLEIRSEDSSLISIVECWKQFNGLKKKFPYFYAAYHYYRSKGWVVKPGQQYGGDYVLYKSSPIYYHSSYVVVISVNGQNSELLPSWPSWYGCGRAIEAASKELLICTVLGPAYEEGMLIDLSQYTINDTIVRRWVPSQNRKKP; this is translated from the exons atgttgcCTTTGAAACCAccagtatcaaaaaaaaatgtaaaaaacattaaactgATTGATTTTCCTATTTATGACGAAAATGGAGAAATTTTAGATCAAAATTCATGGCCAAAATACCAAGGAATTTTTAATGGAAAAGTTATTATCATCAACGATTTAAATGACAAATCACGTCTTTGCAATTTG GGATGTTTTGGACAATTGGGTATAATTGACAAGGACAAATTCATAGATTACAAAACCTTACAAAATCAAGTTCTAAGACAAAAAAAGAATTGGCAAGCAATGGAATTAGTGCCATTTGATTTTCCTCATAATAACCAGAACGTGACTGATGAAAAAAACTTACACATCAAACTTCAAGAAGATTATGTTGCTAATAAGccagtttataataattggaaAGAATTAAAATCAAGTTGTTCTACAGAATATGAACAGTTGTTAATTCTATCTGGCGTTCAACATGAATTAtcatactttttacttttagaaGAAGCCTTTTTTTTATGCTACACTTTAGAATGTTTGGAAATTCGATCAGAAGACAGTTCACTTATAAGTATAGTTGAATGTTGGAAGCAATTtaatggtttgaaaaaaaaatttccatatttttatgcagcttatcattattatagatCAAAAGGATGGGTTGTCAAACCTGGACAACAGTATGGTGGAGATTACG TACTGTACAAATCATCACCTATTTACTATCATTCTTCATATGTGGTAGTAATCAGTGTTAATGGTCAAAATAGCGAATTACTACCATCATGGCCTTCGTGGTATGGATGTGGTAGAGCAATAGAAGCTGCCAGTAAAGAGCTACTTATATGTACAGTTCTTGGTCCTGCATATGAAGAAGGAATGCTGATCGATCTGTCACAATACACTATCAATGACACTATAGTCAGACGTTGGGTACCATctcaaaacagaaaaaaacctTAA
- the LOC100159845 gene encoding 26S proteasome non-ATPase regulatory subunit 14 (The RefSeq protein has 1 substitution compared to this genomic sequence), whose protein sequence is MDRLLRLGGGIPLGQGSAPAADTPVVDTAEQVYVSSLALLKMLKHGRAGVPMEVMGLMLGEFVDDYTVRVIDVFAMPQTGTGVSVEAVDPVFQAKMLDMLKQTGRPEMVVGWYHSHPGFGCWLSGVDINTQQSFEALSERAVAVVVDPIQSVKGKVVIDAFRLINPNMMVLGQEPRQTTSNLGHLQKPSVQALIHGLNRHYYSISINYRKNELEQKMLLNLHKKSWMDGMALEDYEKHCDTNRTTVKEMLELAKSYNKALEDEDKMTPEQLAIKNVGKQDPKRHLEEKVDNLMSGNIVQCLGFMLDTVVFK, encoded by the exons ATGGATCGTCTATTGAGGTTGGGTGGTGGTATTCCTTTGGGACAAGGGTCGGCACCTGCTGCCGATACTCCCGTTGTAGACACTGCCGAACAAGTATATGTGTCGTCGTTGGCcttgttaaaaatgttgaaacatGGACGTGCTGGAGTTCCTATGGAAGTTATGGGCTTGATGTTAGGTGAATTTGTGGATGATTACACCGTACGTGTCATTGATGTATTCGCCATGCCACAAACTGGAACC GGTGTAAGTGTTGAAGCTGTAGACCCAGTATTTCAAGCAAAAATGTTGGATATGTTGAAACAAACAGGCAGGCCGGAGATGGTTGTAGGATGGTATCATTCACATCCAGGGTTTGGCTGCTGGTTGTCTGGTGTAGATATTAATACACAACAAAGTTTTGAAGCCCTCTCTGAAAGAGCTGTTGCCGTTGTAGTTGACCCAATTCAAAGTGTCAAAG GAAAGGTAGTTATTGATGCCTTCCGTTTAATCAATCCCAATATGATGGTGCTTGGCCAAGAGCCAAGACAAACTACTAGCAACTTAGGACATTTACAAAAACCTTCAGTACAA gcTCTAATTCATGGTCTTAATCGTCATTACTATTCCATTTCAATAAACTACCGGAAAAACGAACttgaacaaaaaatgttattgaatttaCACAAGAAATCATGGATGGATGGAATGGCACTTGAAGATTATGAGAAGCACTGTGATACCAACCGAACTACAGTTAAAGAAATGCTAGAATTAGCTAAGAGTTACAATaaa GCTTTGGAAGATGAGGATAAAATGACACCAGAACAATTGGCCATTAAAAATGTAGGCAAACAAGATCCTAAGAGGCATTTGGAAGAAAAAGTTGATAATTTAATGTCCGGAAACATTGTTCAGTGTTTGGGTTCTATGTTGGATActgtagtatttaaataa
- the n-syb gene encoding n-synaptobrevin, with the protein MADGTGAGLTAGDDTVVGGPKTPQQIAAQKRLQQTQAQVDEVVDIMKTNVMKVLDRDQKLSELDDRADALQQGASQFEQQAGKLKRKFWLQNLKMMIIMGVIGLVILAIIVAWFSDE; encoded by the exons at GGCCGATGGAACAGGCGCTGGACTTACTGCAGGAGATGACACAGTGGTCGGAGGCCCAAAGACACCACAGCAAATCGCGGCGCAAAAGCGATTGCAACAAACACAAGCACAAGTCGATGAG GTGGTGGATATTATGAAGACTAACGTGATGAAGGTACTGGACAGGGATCAAAAACTCTCCGAACTGGATGACAGAGCAG ATGCATTACAACAAGGGGCATCGCAATTTGAACAACAGGCTGGAAAACTAAAGAGGAAATTTTGGctacaaaatttaaag atgaTGATCATAATGGGAGTTATTGGTCTCGTAATATTAGCCATTATAGTTG cttGGTTTTCGGACGAATAA
- the LOC100168722 gene encoding COX assembly mitochondrial protein homolog gives MFASSEVKEERTPRYGGGPHGLGDPDSYKLRKIEQNVVIPKIVRERAKYEKCSEENKVFGDCCLNTGFWMFYKCRTEVKGLNDCMAKWFVNEDFIKECRDQYLQERRQYRLTGVKKNAEVQKMKS, from the exons ATGTTTGCATCGTCAGAAGTTAAGGAGGAACGTACACCTCGATATGGAGGAGGACCGCACGGATTGG gAGATCCTGATAGCTataaattgagaaaaattgaacaaaatgtAGTAATACCAAAAATTGTACGAGAAAGagcaaaatatgaaaaatgttccGAAGAAAATAAAG TTTTCGGTGATTGTTGCTTGAATACTGGATTCTGGATGTTTTATAAATGCAGAACAGAAGTAAAAGGATTAAATGATTGCATGGCCAAGTGGTTTGTCAAtgaagattttataaaagaatGTCGAGATCAATATTTACAAGAACGAAGACAATACAGACTAAcaggagttaaaaaaaatgcagaAGTACAGAAGATGAAaagttaa